TGTCGTGGTCTGGGTCCTTCAAGCTGCACCAGGCAACGCTCTGCTGTGTTAATGCAGACTGacacagtgaaacaacatacaaacatgttgtCAGTCTTTATTGCcaataagttaatgtttcaatactTTGTATACTCTAGTCaccttaaatatttttaagttaaggTGACCAGGTTTCTCTAACAAAAACAGGCTGATGTCTCTGATTTTGGTGAGAATCTCTGTCTGGGGGTTGATTTGTTTTGCATGATTGCAACGCGACGGGGCTGAGAAGTTCGCGTTCAGCTCTTCTGCTACATCGGGACAGCGGCAGTACCGGTTAAATACGTTTATTTCATTGCGCTAagcttttttcctccatcatgatacaATGAATATATATACTATAGATCAGGGGTCTACAACCTGGGGCTCTGcagccacaagtggctctttggatcTTCCACAGTGGCTCCTAATAACTTtaggctacaaattatatttttattttggtatttaaatgtaataataataataaatgcaggttttagctgtgtttttcttggaataattgcttttaattttcacgatagaatgatgctaaaagtgccagcaatgtttaattttaaatcaatattttttcattctgTTGGAATCCATGAttgttttttacatcattatccataaaatatcaacatcccattcatccttttttttaaaacctcaaaatagacataaaagggcgtttctttaatgatgacaacatatttcctacagtagatctttatcaaaaattataatttgtcttttttcaaaaggccaggcaacatttgcttCTCttaacgagtttaattcaagtgaaCTGTaggaaaaatgtctttttagactgtaaaggttgcaggtcCCTGGTAtagacagtaatgtttactTCCTAGATTCTCACTGGTCAAGaagaattaccatttaaatttgatatgtaagtcgcacctgactataagtccATATTAGTGCAACTATAAGTGCAACTTATactccgaaaaatacggtaaataaaGTCAGCCTGAAGGACCAATAAGTTTGtggaacatttttttaacaaatagcgTAATgaggaccaaggaacacagcagagagaACGTTGTGTGTTCAGCTAATATGTACGGCACGACTGCAAACCTGACACGAAGCAGAACAACAGGCCCCTGGTatcactggaggagctgcagagatccacagctcagagcGGAGAATCCGCTGACGGGGTAAATACGAGTCGTGCCGTCACAACCCTGACCTTCACGGAGGGTCGTATATGTTGCACATGTGGAGAACTAACACCACACATCACCCTGAAAATGATTTCTTCCCCACTCTTGATACAgggtggtagcagcatcatgcctTTTTTCAGCAGTGACAGGGACCtgggagatggatggagcaaaaTACGGGAAAATCCTGGAAGACAATCTGTTAAGAGGCTTGAGAGGACCATAAACTGGGCCAGAGGTTGACCACACAGCAGGTTAAAGTCCAGATATAAATATAACTGAGgactcatgttaccctgagctatctctgtagttatgctgctataggcttaggctgctggaggacatcagggtctatttctctcactctgctgagtcctactgctctccaattttgcattgtttgtgatcatttcagcttttaactttttagttctctctctttttttactttgttcatagaaggtacacctggtctggcgttctgttagctgtgacatcatcaggggaggcagatcatccactattaccatctaacatagaaagtactcctgggtcaatgtgagcttctgtgctttctgtgtctctgctctgtcttctctaagccccagtgggtcgaggcagatgagcgttcacactgagcctggttctggttctgctggaggttctcctccctgttaaaggggagttttcctctccactgtcgcttcatgcatgctcagtatgagggatttctgcaaagccatcaacaatgcagacgactgtccactgtggctctacgctctttcaggaggagtgaatgctgcttggagagacttgatgcaacctgctgggtttccttagagaggaaactttctgaccaacctggaggatttgatggaatctgactttaagaaagtgccttgagacgacatgtttcatgaatttttgctatataaataaaattgaattgaatttgtggCATGAATTGAAGACTACTGCACTACTGTGTGTTGGTGGCGATGAAAACAAACACGCCGAAGTTGCTGCTTGCAGTGCGAAAAAGTGTGAATACTTTCATCAAGGCCCCTCCCCGACTGCATCTACCAACTGGCAACGCACGTCTCGCAGGTCATAAGTGATCTCCAGGTTCCTCCAGAAGTTGTCGGCAAAGCTTGGGTACATATCCAGAACGTCGAGCAGGTCGTCCCTCGGGATGCGGTGCAGGTCGCAGTAGGTGACGGCGTACACGTCGGCGTTGGACCGGCCCGGCTCGTCGTACAGGTGGATGGGCTCCCCAAATATGTCGTTCTTTTCTGCAGGAGGAGAAGAGCATTTTTACTTGCTTCTTTATTCCACCTGCGGGAACAATTCATGAAACCCAATCAGCTACCTAACAAAGCTACGACCACGTAATCCCGCATGACTTGGACGGAGCCACGTGAGATGAAGAAGAGCGAGTCCAGGAAGTCTCCGTAGTGGATCAGCGTGTCCCCCGGAGGCGCGTGCACGGTCTTGATCCTCATGGCCAACGTCCGCAGACAAGCTTGGCTGCCTCCGCGGAAAGCCTTGCAGTTCTGCAGCAGCGAGCGATTCAGGTGCAAACAGATGTCTGCCTGCAAGGACTCGGGGAAACCCctcatcacctttttttttttacaaaaagaagtTGAAAACAACCCTCGCATCAGAGATTAAACGTGCCGCAGTGACGCGCGACGGCGATGCTACAGCAGGACACACCTTTCTTCTACTCACAGCATTCATGTCTATGCCGTTGGTGTACGACCAGGCGTGCTGGAAGTACTCCTCCAGCCTCTGCCGCAGGCCGCCCGGGATTTGGTGGAAGCGGATGAACTCTTTGACCCGCAGCATTTGGGTGTGGTAGCGGGTGGTGCCGGAATAAAGCCTCTGGATGATGGCGGAGACGTTTCCGAATATGCTGGCATACATGAGCGCTAAAACAGTGAAAAGAAGACAAACTCAGCAGCTGATCGCATCGTTTCTGTTGTAACGTTTACCAAAATGTGGTCgtccagcactgcaaaaagggagctaaaagtaagtgaaatttttttgaaatcattgtaatattcattgattagagcaggtaaataagactattttccaatggaataagatttttgcacttaaagtaggaacaattcatctccatcgtcttatttcaagggcgggatatctaattatcttattttagagatgattttttttctctttttttatttatttattttttggtttttgtttttggttaataccaaaattacaaaataaaatataaaaaaaggggagttttcctctccactgtcgcttcatacatgctcagtatgagggattgcagcagggccatcaacaatgcagacatcTAGtattgctcctattttaagtgcaaaaatcttattccattggcaaatagtcttatttacctgctctaatcaaggaaaaatacactgatttcaagaaatttttacttatttttagttccccttttgcagtgaGTTTGCAAAATCTTTTCTAGCTCGACTGAAAGAATTgagaattttttattatttattcttagtAATAAAAACAGGATGTGGGTCAGTCTATGAAAGCACTCTGTGTATGTGGGAAAatctaagaaataaaataaaagcagatttcTGACACGGGTAAAAAAAAGGGACCTAAaggtaagtaaaatgttctttaaatcagtgtatttatccttaatttgagcagataaataggattatctgccaatgcaatgagtacactgcaaaaacggatctaaaaataagtaaaatattctcaaaatgtgtgtatttgtccttgatttgagccagtaaatgatattatctgccaatggaatgagtacttAGACcattaaaataagttaattagataaactgcacttgaaataagatgatggagatgagttgttcctattttaagtgcaaaaaccttattccactggcaaatcatcttatttacctgctcaaatcaaggacaaaaacactaattttaagaaattacttatttttagttctgtttttgcagtgtatttttattccattggcgGGTCTCTGAAAACTTGCCAGATCAAATCAAAATtgtgcttacttttagttccctttttgcagtggatgccccaaagtctgcatttgaataaatataaaagtaaaaaaaatagagaagaaGAATATAAAGTGTGGTTATTATTTAGTGTTGTACTTggcattttaagaatatttttaccttctgtaataattttgctctaattaaaaataaaaggtctTCATCTGCATCAGACAGCTGAGCAGGTGGGCcaaattggggggggggggggggggggggtgcgcaCAAAAACAGTCCAGGGACCACTAATTTTGGACAACCCCtgctttaaaacataatttgagattttacaaaaacaataaagtaaaaatatattctCTCTGCCTCTCTTATTATTTTGGCattgacaaataaaacagaaaaggttttaatctaatttaatgCCAGGGTGTCAgaataaaaaactgttttgtatgtaaatgtaaatatatggtTTGGATTGTATATGAcaaaagccaaataaaacaattatagcTTTTAGTTTTGGTTTCCTCTCTGCAAATTTTCCAGTGTTGCCACTTTAAATTGCTTCTATTTGAAAGTAAATCACTGTTTTTAGTGCGTCACGGGttacaaatatacatatatattgaaataataaaaataggaaTAATCATTGATGccaaaatgtatttcttaacTTAATTTTAGAGATTTTTTATGGAGTATTGTGAGATTTTACTAGTGCTCAAACATTTCTTCTGTGTCTTCTTGTTGTGCCTTTGCTGCTCCGACCATTTTCCAAACATTTGAGGAATCCGACTCACATCCGATGACCATGACGCAGATGGAGAAGATCTTCTCGGAGTTGGTGTTTGGAGAGACGTTTCCGAAGCCCACGCTCGTCAGGCTGCTCAGGGTGAAGTAGAGAGCCGTGACGTATTTGTCCTTGACCGACGGGCCGGACGTGGAGTCGCTCTCGTTGTACGCCTTCCCCAGCTGCTCAGCCAGGTTGTCCAGCCAGCCGGTCTCCGTGTACGGCCTCTCCACGAAGCCGATGGCGTACCAGATGCAGGCGAGCCAGTGGGCGATGAGCACAAAGGTGCACATGAGCAAGAAGAGGACGGCGGCGCCGTACTCGGAGTAGCGGTCCAGCTTCCTGGCCACACGGACCAGCCTCAGCAGCCGCGCCGTTTTCAGCAGGCTCGTTAAGGTCGCCATCTTTGGTGTTTCCGCGGGCAGCAGAGAGAAAAGTGCGAGGCAGAATTAGACACTCAGAGTCAAAATATGAAGAATCTCAAAAGCATTCGTGCCTCTTGAACCTCTTTTTGTctcactacactgcaaaaacggaactaaaaataagtaaaatgttcttaaaatgagtgcatttgtccttgatttgagcaggtaaataagattatttgccaatagaataagatttctgcacttaaaataggaacaactcatctccatcatcctatttcaagtgcaggatgtctaattatcttattttagggttcaaaatactcattcacagtaaaccaacagtggagaaaatatcCAAAGCAGCTTTGGGGGATTTCAGACACTACTAGTTGGAATTTATCTCTGTTAAGATAAATGGAAATTCTTATCGTGACAAAagaacagacatttttaacgATTAATGATACAACAATATGATAAAATCCCAGTTTTACTTTAAGGAttgcactgtttgttttttagctccTCAACTCTGAACCGCTTCCCCGCTTTTGcatcccacactgcaaaaacagaactaaaaataagttaaaatttcttgaaattatccttaatttgagcaggtaaataaaattatctgcaaatagaatgagtatttctacccctaaaataagataattagatacaatgcacttgaaataagacaatggagatgagttgcttctgttttaagtgcaacaatcttattccattggcaaatcatcttattgacctgctcaaatcaaggacaaatacactaattttaagaacattttacttattactagtttcgtttttgcatcccacagcatgaagctgccaccaccgtgttccGCTGTGAGGATAGTTTGTGCAGGAtgagtgcactgcaaaaacggaactagaaataagtaaaatgttcttaaaatgagtgtatttgccattgatttgagcaggtaaataacatcatctgccaatggaataagattttttcacttaaaataggaacaattcatctccatcttatttcaagtgaaggatgtctaattatcttattttaggggtaaatatatTCATCCCATTGgcgaatagtcttatttagctgctcaaataaaggaaaatttTCAGCAGGCTCGTTAAGTTCGCCATCTTTGGTGTTTCCGCGGGCAACAGAGAGAAAAGTGCGAGGCAGAATTAGACACTCAGAATGAAAATATGAAGAATCTCAAAAGCGTTTGTGCCTCTTGAACCTCTTTTTGTCTCACTACacagcaaaaacggaactagaaataagtaaaatgttcttaaaatgagtgtttttgtccttgatttgagcaggtaaataacatgatctgccaatggaataagattttcccacttaaaataggaacaactcatctccatcatcttatttcaagtgcagggtgtctaattatcttattttaggggcaaaaatactcattccattggcagataatcttatttactggctcaaatcaaagacaaatacactaacttgaagaacattttacttgcttttagatccgtttttgcagtgtaaagtcAGGCAAAGTTGAATGAGCGTGAACAATAAGTAAATTCATCACCTCGTCAGACCCGGATCTGAAGATGAGGAGGTCAAAGGGGGTCGCCGCGAGCACGTCGATGGAAAACCAGCCCTTGATGTAATGCTTGGCTATGCGGCCCGGCTGCGTGACCACGACGTCGTTGTGGTCCACGTACGTGGTGCGGAAGTTGATGACTATGTCGACGATGAACAGCACGTCCACCATGAGGTCCGCCACGTTCAGAGGGTTGCAGGTGAAGCCGCATCGCCTCTGTCGCGGGCTGCCGTGCTCGTCCAGCAGGAAGGCGGCCGAGTACGGCGTGAAGACGGCCGTGTacagcaccagcagcaggatAATCCAGTCCCAGAAGGCCTTGAAGGGGCTGTAGTGGAGCAGGATCCACCAGGTCGTCTCCGGCACCTGGAGTTTGTATTCTGGCAGAACGTCCGACTCCAAAGAAAGCACCTGCAGAGGCAAAGAGCCGTTACGTTATTCTCACCTGTAAGGATTTACTCTCTTCTCAAAAAACAGGGCGGCTTTTGTTCACCGAACAGAGAGTCCCAAACGGACCtttctcactgcaaaaaagaactagaaataagtaaaatattctttaaaatgaatgtatttgtccttgatttgagcaggtaaataagattatttgccaatggaataacatgcttgcacttaaaataggaacaattcatcttcatcatcttatctcaagtgcaggatgtctaattatcttattttaggggtcaaaatacttattccattggcagataatctcatttacctgctcaaatcaaggataaatacacaaattttaagaacattttacttatttttagatccgtttttgcagtgctagAGAACATGGCGGCGGTATTTCATCGTTATTGCTTCACAAAGCTGCCACTTCACTCTTGCCAAAGTCAAGACGCTGTAGAGATTACGTCAGTGAGAGTATAAGAAGAGTCCAGCCGCCTGTTTTGGTTAAATTAATCCAAGCCAACTAAATATCTCACAAATCTCAaatttctcactctattgagttctactgttcttcaattatgcattacgtgtcgtcatttctgctttaactttctgttctctctcttttctcttcatagtaggtacacctggtctggcgttctgttagctgtgacatcatccagagaagacggctcacccgctactaccatctaatgtagaacagattactggatcaatgtgtgcttctgtgcttttttgtctctcttgttgtgtctctgctctgtcttctgtaaccccagtcggtcgaggcagatgaccgttcatactgagcccagttctgctggaggttttccttcccgttaatgtggagtttttctttccactgtcgcttcatgcttgctcagtatgagcaagcatccctacagtatgcagacgactctccctgtggctctacggttccccaggagtgaatgctgcttgtcggaactttgatgcaatcaacggGTTCCcttataggacatttttgaccaatctgtataatctgacccaatctgtataatttgattgaacttgactttgtaaagtgacttgagatgacatgtttcatgatttggcgctatataaataaaattgaattgaattgaattgaaatatctACGGGCCGAGGGATGCTCGGTTCATCTCGTGTCTCTCGCCTGATATCAAATGAGTATTTGCGCTCCTGACAAATGCGCCTGACCTTCCCCCGCGTATCTATCAGCCATACAAATCCATAAGATTACACAGATAGATCATCCGATAGACAGGAACCGGAAGGTCACGGGTCGAGGCGAGCCCGTCTCTAGCGTTTGTTTAGCATCCCGGGTCCAGTGATGCGGAGCCGACAGCCCCCGGGgggaagggggagggggggggggggggcaa
Above is a genomic segment from Fundulus heteroclitus isolate FHET01 chromosome 10, MU-UCD_Fhet_4.1, whole genome shotgun sequence containing:
- the LOC105916110 gene encoding potassium voltage-gated channel subfamily H member 6 isoform X2 — protein: MKGEDPAVRSPESRMELLSPPPVKDHSPNVTEKVTQVLSLESDVLPEYKLQVPETTWWILLHYSPFKAFWDWIILLLVLYTAVFTPYSAAFLLDEHGSPRQRRCGFTCNPLNVADLMVDVLFIVDIVINFRTTYVDHNDVVVTQPGRIAKHYIKGWFSIDVLAATPFDLLIFRSGSDEMATLTSLLKTARLLRLVRVARKLDRYSEYGAAVLFLLMCTFVLIAHWLACIWYAIGFVERPYTETGWLDNLAEQLGKAYNESDSTSGPSVKDKYVTALYFTLSSLTSVGFGNVSPNTNSEKIFSICVMVIGSLMYASIFGNVSAIIQRLYSGTTRYHTQMLRVKEFIRFHQIPGGLRQRLEEYFQHAWSYTNGIDMNAVSRRKVMRGFPESLQADICLHLNRSLLQNCKAFRGGSQACLRTLAMRIKTVHAPPGDTLIHYGDFLDSLFFISRGSVQVMRDYVVVALLEKNDIFGEPIHLYDEPGRSNADVYAVTYCDLHRIPRDDLLDVLDMYPSFADNFWRNLEITYDLRDTDQMAPTTDESGDDDEYRHKPRHRIHSLNCRIRPDGIDHEDSHLHQSCRHSPPQAGWEDLRSCGSSSSQSSEGLSKPPAHNARVELYPAEDPRRQYSPCVARRLPQSAAPVGREAALNQASSLNLPGMYRYWPDQQQSQQLSDRVLRSSSIGNPNPAAVISEERPSELESQLEVLQSQLNRLETRMTADINVILQLLQRQIAPVPPAYCTVSPPIDSSALYGTAAPGVHGLCAVSPVQMDCRASKQSLNQTDPKSSKKSQESLSSGVHMTAASDDTLSMTVSPETETRGALTQKLPQQQSPKSALQPNSRLSETARYPSLPVNLELTTGPAQIQKHASDPALPVT
- the LOC105916110 gene encoding potassium voltage-gated channel subfamily H member 6 isoform X1, yielding MKGEDPAVRSPESRMELLSPPPVKDHSPNVTEKVTQVLSLESDVLPEYKLQVPETTWWILLHYSPFKAFWDWIILLLVLYTAVFTPYSAAFLLDEHGSPRQRRCGFTCNPLNVADLMVDVLFIVDIVINFRTTYVDHNDVVVTQPGRIAKHYIKGWFSIDVLAATPFDLLIFRSGSDEMATLTSLLKTARLLRLVRVARKLDRYSEYGAAVLFLLMCTFVLIAHWLACIWYAIGFVERPYTETGWLDNLAEQLGKAYNESDSTSGPSVKDKYVTALYFTLSSLTSVGFGNVSPNTNSEKIFSICVMVIGSLMYASIFGNVSAIIQRLYSGTTRYHTQMLRVKEFIRFHQIPGGLRQRLEEYFQHAWSYTNGIDMNAVSRRKVMRGFPESLQADICLHLNRSLLQNCKAFRGGSQACLRTLAMRIKTVHAPPGDTLIHYGDFLDSLFFISRGSVQVMRDYVVVALLEKNDIFGEPIHLYDEPGRSNADVYAVTYCDLHRIPRDDLLDVLDMYPSFADNFWRNLEITYDLRDQTDQMAPTTDESGDDDEYRHKPRHRIHSLNCRIRPDGIDHEDSHLHQSCRHSPPQAGWEDLRSCGSSSSQSSEGLSKPPAHNARVELYPAEDPRRQYSPCVARRLPQSAAPVGREAALNQASSLNLPGMYRYWPDQQQSQQLSDRVLRSSSIGNPNPAAVISEERPSELESQLEVLQSQLNRLETRMTADINVILQLLQRQIAPVPPAYCTVSPPIDSSALYGTAAPGVHGLCAVSPVQMDCRASKQSLNQTDPKSSKKSQESLSSGVHMTAASDDTLSMTVSPETETRGALTQKLPQQQSPKSALQPNSRLSETARYPSLPVNLELTTGPAQIQKHASDPALPVT
- the LOC105916110 gene encoding potassium voltage-gated channel subfamily H member 6 isoform X3 gives rise to the protein MKGEDPAVRSPESRMELLSPPPVKDHSPNVTEKVTQVLSLESDVLPEYKLQVPETTWWILLHYSPFKAFWDWIILLLVLYTAVFTPYSAAFLLDEHGSPRQRRCGFTCNPLNVADLMVDVLFIVDIVINFRTTYVDHNDVVVTQPGRIAKHYIKGWFSIDVLAATPFDLLIFRSGSDEMATLTSLLKTARLLRLVRVARKLDRYSEYGAAVLFLLMCTFVLIAHWLACIWYAIGFVERPYTETGWLDNLAEQLGKAYNESDSTSGPSVKDKYVTALYFTLSSLTSVGFGNVSPNTNSEKIFSICVMVIGSLMYASIFGNVSAIIQRLYSGTTRYHTQMLRVKEFIRFHQIPGGLRQRLEEYFQHAWSYTNGIDMNAVMRGFPESLQADICLHLNRSLLQNCKAFRGGSQACLRTLAMRIKTVHAPPGDTLIHYGDFLDSLFFISRGSVQVMRDYVVVALLEKNDIFGEPIHLYDEPGRSNADVYAVTYCDLHRIPRDDLLDVLDMYPSFADNFWRNLEITYDLRDQTDQMAPTTDESGDDDEYRHKPRHRIHSLNCRIRPDGIDHEDSHLHQSCRHSPPQAGWEDLRSCGSSSSQSSEGLSKPPAHNARVELYPAEDPRRQYSPCVARRLPQSAAPVGREAALNQASSLNLPGMYRYWPDQQQSQQLSDRVLRSSSIGNPNPAAVISEERPSELESQLEVLQSQLNRLETRMTADINVILQLLQRQIAPVPPAYCTVSPPIDSSALYGTAAPGVHGLCAVSPVQMDCRASKQSLNQTDPKSSKKSQESLSSGVHMTAASDDTLSMTVSPETETRGALTQKLPQQQSPKSALQPNSRLSETARYPSLPVNLELTTGPAQIQKHASDPALPVT